The bacterium genome includes the window CGAAAAGGAGACAAGGGATTTAAACCCCTTGCCTTCTCGCCGGACCGGCAAGGGTGAAACGGTGGGGTAAGAGCCCACCAGCGGCGGCGGTGACACCGTCGGCTCGGTAAACCCCGTCCGGAGCAAGACCGAATAGGGAACCCCAGAGGTGGCCCGCCTCGCGGCCTAAAGGGCCGGGGTTCCGGGTAGGTCGCTGGAGCCCCTGAGAAATCCGGGACGTAAGATGGATGGCCGTCACCCCGTCGGAGGGGAAACCCGCTCGCACGACGGGGTACAGAATTCGGCTTACAGGTCCGCCCGCAAAATAAAGACCGCCCCCTAAGGCGGTCTTTTGGTCTACGCGCGGTCAATCGAAAACCTCACCGCACGTTGATCTCGATGCTCCCCGAGCCAGCGTCCAGGGTTATCTTCGGCCCCGGGCCCCGGAGCCGAATCTCCCCGCCGCCGTCGCCGTTGAAGGCGTAGGCGTCGGGGTGGTTGGTCGAGGCCACTCCCGAGGAGGTCTCCCCCTCGATGGCCAGCCCCTCGGGGGGAGCGGTCAGGTCGACCGTTATACCCCCCGAGCCGGTGCCGAGGTCGGCGTCGCCGGTGAAGGGGCCGCCGTAGGAGAGGTCAATCCCGCCGCTGCCGGTGTGCAGTTGAACCGTCCCGGCCTGGCCCAGCCCCAAAGCGACCGTTATCCCCCCGCTGCCCGTCTCGGCGCTCACCGGTCCGGCGTGGTCGGGACCGAGCTCGATGTCGATACTGCCGCTGGCGGTCTCGGCCTCCACCGCCCCGGCTACCCGTTTTATCTCCAACCCGCCGCTGGCGGAGCTCACCTTCAACGAACCGCCCACGCCCTCCACCGTTATCCCGCCGCTGGCGGTTTCTATATCCGCGTCACCCGACACGTCGGAGACCTCGATGCCTCCGCTGCCCAGCTCGACCACCGCCGACGCGGCGCCCGAAATGATCAGCCCGCCGCTGCCGTTGGAAACCTCCACGCCCATCCCGCGGGGGAAGCGCACCTCGAGCGCGATGTCGTAGGAAGAGAAGACCCCGGACCGGGCGAACTCCAGCTCGACACTTCCGGTCCCCCGCCGGAAATCGAGCATATCCAGCCACTTGGCGGGCTCCACCAATCCTCCTAAATTCCGTCCCACGGCGATGACGCGGACCGAGTCGCCGTCGTCGCCGATGAGCTCGAGCCCGCCGCTACTCCAGTCGATGGATACCAGGCTCGCGCCGGCGGGGTCGAGCACCACCTCGTGCTGATACCGGGGGTCCACGTCCACTCCCCCGCCGATGAATCCGCAGGCCAGGAAGACCGCCGCGAGAAAAGGAAGCAACCTCATCGAGCCTCCTCGGCTTCCGCCTGAAAAGGGGTACACCCCCTTTGATACACGGGGGACGGAAGCGGTTTCACGCGGCGGATCGGCCGTTCGACAGTCAGTATATTCCTGTCTCCACCGAGGCTTACTCTGTATACTACTCCCCGCGCGGGTCGAAGAAGCCCTCGGGCTTCGCCGGCTCCACCGGCACCGCCCCCCGGGCGATTAAAAGTTCCGCCAGCTCACCCCGGCGGGCGTAGAAGCCCATGTAGAAAGACTCGCCCCCCGGCGGCGTCCCCTCGATGCGATCGGTGACGTCCACCACCAGCGCCTGATAGTCCGCCATCCGGGGGTCCGAGAGGACGAGCTGCTGGGCGAAGGCAAGCCCGGTCCAGGTGTAGTCCGTCGTCGCCCGCCGACCTGCGATCCAGTCCTCGATCTGGTCCCAGGTGCCGGGCAGGGGGCGGATGACTATCAGACCCGGTTCCCGGCGGAACACCGCCTCCGCGTCGCCCACTTCGTGTCCCGGTCGGAATTCGTCCGTACGCGCTCCGTGCAGGGCGACCTCGGCGGTGCACAGCCCGTAGTAATCAATGAGCGGCAGATCGGAGAAATAGCCCAGACGTCCCGCGGCCCCACTCGCCACCCAGGTTCCCGGCGGGACGTTGTCGTGCAGCCAGCAGGAGCTGGCCGGCGTCAGGAGCTCCCGGGGATGCCGGACGTAGGTCGCCGCCGTCAAGGCGAACCAGGCGGCGGTCCAGAGCCCCAGGAAGACGGAGAGCAGAACCGGGAACAGCTTGCGCGGCGCGAGCGCGTCGAACAGATCGTCCAACCCTCCGACCGCCAGCACGACGAGGAGGAGGTACGCGGGCAAGAGAAAACGGTAGTACCCCATCATGTCGCCGCCGACGTACACGGTGAACCCGGTCACCGCCGCCAGGAGAAAAAGGAGCAGACCGGATTCGGGTCGGCCCCAGCGCCGGATCACCATGTAGACCGCCAGGAAGGCCAAAAGGATGATCGGCGTCCCCCACATCCAGTTGAAGACGAACTTGAGGCCGCCCAGGATGTGGGCCAACGACCCCCCGGCCTTGACGATGGCCGGCAACGGCAGGAGGAGACCGTAGTAGAACAGCCGGAACACGAGCTGCGCCAGCGGCAGGCCCAGCGCGGGTATCAAATCCCGCCAATCCGCCCCCGTCTCCGTCTTCCGGTGCCGCATCCAGATATGGTGCGCCGCGAAGAAGAGTGTGTAGGCCAGACCCTCGGTGCGCGTGAGCGCCAGAAGGCCGAGCCAGAGCCCGGTCCAGGGAAAGCGTCCGGGCGGCGCGCGCAGGTAGGAATGGACAGCCGCCAGGAGGAGGGCGCTGAACAAGGCCGTCTCCAGCCCCGACCCGGAGTGGTAGCTCAGCGGGAAGTACAACGCCGCCAGGATCGCCCCGAGCAGGGGGAGGTGGGGCTTCCGCCGGGTCAAACGGTTCAGGATGGACCAGACGAGGATTATGACCAGCGCCCCGGCGACGAGACCCAGAATCACCGCCGCCGTCTCCGCCTCCAACCCGAGCGCCATCCCCCCCGCCACCGACAGCACCCACAGGAGGTTCGTGTACCCCTCGGCCCGCTCTCCGGGGTTGTAAACGAGGCCTTCTCCGCGCACCAGGTTGCGCGAGTAGCGGAACGAGATGTAGGAGTCCTCGGAGACGTAATGGGCGAGATAGGAGTACGCCAGCCACCCGGCCACGATGAGCCCCAGGGCGACGTACATCCAGTTCTTCTTGAGCCATTCCGTCGCCGACATCGGTCCTCCCGTCGGTGGACTTGTCCGTGAAGACCCGTACCCGCATGGAATTATACCGCGTGGATTGTGCCACGGTCCACCGGGTTTTATAATCACCACGGAATCTCAGGAAACGGAAAATGGAAAAAATTCAGCCGACCGCCTCCGCCCTTCCGCTCTTCGGCACCGCCGGGCACGTGGACCACGGCAAGAGCGCCCTGGTAAAGGCGCTCACCGGCACGGACCCCGACCGGCTGCCCGAGGAACGGCAGCGGAAAATCTCCATCCGCCTGGGCTTCGCCTTTCTGGAAACCCCGGCGGGCGAGCTGGCCTTCGTGGACGTGCCGGGTCACGAGCGGCTGGTGCGGGAGATGGTCGCGGGCGCCGTGGGCTTCGAGGCGGTGCTTCTGGTGGTCGCCGCCGACGAGGGGATCATGCCCCAGACCACCGAGCACCTGGACGTGGTGGAGCTGCTGGGCGTCCGGCGCGGCGTGGTGGCCCTGACCAAGGTGGACCTGGTCGAGGACGAGGAGTGGCTGACGCTCCTGGAGGATGATGTCAGGGAAACGCTGTCCCGCACCGGCCTGGCCGGCGCCGGAATCATCCGCACCAGCGCCCGGACGGGCGTCGGCCTCGAGGAGCTGAAACGGGAGCTCATCCGGCTGGCGGAGGAATCGGAGAGGGCGGACGACTCCGGCCGGCCCTTCCGCCTGGCCGCGGACCGGTCCTTCAAGATGGAGGGCTTCGGCGCCGTGGTCACCGGGACGGTCGCCACGGGCGTCCTGCGCACGGGGGATTCGGTGGAGATTCAGCCCGGCGGCGGCTCCGCCCGGATCAGGGGCCTCCAGGTGAACGCCCGGCCCCGGGAGACGGTCACCCCCGGCCTGCGGGCGGCGGTCAACCTCACCGGTCTTCCGAAACGGGGCGTGAAGCGCGGCGACGAAATCGTCACCCCCGGCTGCGTCACCCTCTCCAACCGTTTCGACGCCAAAGTAAGGCTCCTCCCCTCGGCAAACGAGCTGCAGAACCTCGTCCGGTTGAAGCTCCTCAAGGGTACG containing:
- a CDS encoding DUF4097 family beta strand repeat-containing protein, whose amino-acid sequence is MRLLPFLAAVFLACGFIGGGVDVDPRYQHEVVLDPAGASLVSIDWSSGGLELIGDDGDSVRVIAVGRNLGGLVEPAKWLDMLDFRRGTGSVELEFARSGVFSSYDIALEVRFPRGMGVEVSNGSGGLIISGAASAVVELGSGGIEVSDVSGDADIETASGGITVEGVGGSLKVSSASGGLEIKRVAGAVEAETASGSIDIELGPDHAGPVSAETGSGGITVALGLGQAGTVQLHTGSGGIDLSYGGPFTGDADLGTGSGGITVDLTAPPEGLAIEGETSSGVASTNHPDAYAFNGDGGGEIRLRGPGPKITLDAGSGSIEINVR